In the Nicotiana tabacum cultivar K326 chromosome 16, ASM71507v2, whole genome shotgun sequence genome, one interval contains:
- the LOC107816325 gene encoding uncharacterized protein LOC107816325: MAYVERGVVKSKRSIWRLKTITDFFWSIINFISVFFATMFSMEKTDAYRKGSGSSKKWDGGGPGGPGSGPYGGGPRGPPRGLDNVRGIDHSSLPACGSCCG, encoded by the exons GTGTGGTAAAATCCAAACGTTCTATATGGCGATTGAAGACTATCACTGATTTCTTTTGGTCCATCATCAACTTCATTAGCGTGTTTTTTGCAACTATGTTTTCG ATGGAAAAAACAGATGCCTACAGAAAAGGTTCAGGATCCAGCAAGAAGTGGGATGGGGGCGGTCCTGGAGGTCCTGGAAGTGGTCCATATGGTGGTGGTCCACGTGGGCCACCTCGTGGATTGGATAATGTCCGAGGCATTGACCACA GCTCTCTTCCTGCCTGTGGTTCTTGCTGCGGATAA